In the genome of Leptospira fletcheri, one region contains:
- a CDS encoding patatin-like phospholipase family protein produces the protein MSSYFSPGNSDAFPGNHDLPSASKNSKALVVAGGGMKGSFAGGALYALNQYLPSTFFDLILGVSSGSCAAAYYTTGYETTPEEEVRTLDIWRKELVGNKLISLLNPFRGKTLLDQEYLIDYLFGTKYRLPAEYLEKKETSPFYVVVTNLAKARAEYVRATASNVLHLLKAATSLPIATRGKWKLEDQYFGDGGISDPIPVEKVIEAGFKDITVVLNSPKEDFSDPIPNLQGWLSYPSDRKLYHMITKVHHTMYNRALRIIESPPANVKIRVIAPKVSELSMVSTSSRLLNRSVTRGMEAGHKVVANLLGELSSLRNKSIFRKLWIPTVKPKD, from the coding sequence ATGAGTTCTTATTTTTCCCCCGGAAACTCCGACGCTTTTCCGGGCAACCACGACCTTCCGTCCGCCTCCAAAAATTCTAAGGCTTTGGTAGTCGCCGGCGGAGGAATGAAAGGTTCGTTTGCGGGAGGCGCCCTCTACGCTTTGAACCAATACCTTCCCTCCACATTTTTCGATCTCATTTTAGGGGTTTCCTCCGGGTCCTGCGCGGCGGCGTATTATACGACAGGTTACGAAACCACTCCCGAGGAAGAGGTCCGAACCCTGGATATCTGGAGAAAAGAGCTGGTCGGGAACAAGCTCATCTCCTTGTTGAATCCGTTTCGGGGAAAAACCCTCCTCGACCAAGAATACTTGATCGATTACCTGTTCGGGACGAAATACCGTCTGCCCGCAGAATATTTGGAAAAAAAAGAAACCTCTCCTTTCTATGTGGTGGTGACGAATCTGGCAAAGGCCAGGGCGGAATATGTTCGCGCCACCGCCTCCAACGTGCTCCATCTCCTCAAAGCAGCGACTTCCCTTCCCATCGCCACCCGGGGAAAATGGAAATTGGAAGACCAGTATTTCGGAGACGGCGGGATCTCGGATCCGATCCCTGTGGAAAAAGTGATAGAGGCCGGATTTAAGGACATCACCGTGGTTTTAAATTCCCCCAAAGAGGACTTTTCGGACCCGATCCCGAACTTGCAAGGATGGCTTTCCTATCCTTCCGATCGAAAACTCTATCACATGATCACGAAGGTCCACCACACGATGTACAATCGGGCCCTCAGGATCATCGAATCCCCTCCTGCGAACGTCAAGATCAGGGTGATCGCTCCTAAAGTTTCCGAACTTAGCATGGTGAGCACGAGTTCCCGGTTGTTGAATCGCTCCGTTACGCGAGGAATGGAGGCAGGCCATAAGGTGGTCGCGAATCTTTTGGGCGAACTATCCTCTCTAAGGAACAAATCCATCTTCCGAAAGCTCTGGATTCCTACGGTAAAACCGAAAGATTGA
- a CDS encoding SelL-related redox protein, with protein sequence MEDFGLVEMDFLPKELMQSPVRGRNLIGPTFEQNLPVKQTLLVFLRHFGCIFCRECVSDLRDLSDSIPAFPPILFVYPEEERMGEEFFQRHWPEASAIADRQAAFYGLAGLEDGNFLELAGPEVWGAALRAVAKGNFYGVQGQHLLQMPGAFLVLKDRILWEHKYRHIGDHPDWTKLPGCSPISSENLDPGILPA encoded by the coding sequence GTGGAAGATTTCGGACTTGTAGAGATGGATTTTTTACCCAAAGAGTTGATGCAAAGTCCCGTCCGAGGGAGAAATCTGATCGGTCCGACATTCGAGCAGAACCTTCCCGTAAAACAGACCCTTTTGGTTTTTCTGCGCCATTTCGGTTGTATTTTTTGCCGGGAATGCGTATCCGATCTACGCGACCTTTCCGATTCTATCCCGGCATTTCCGCCGATTTTGTTCGTATATCCGGAAGAAGAAAGAATGGGAGAAGAATTTTTCCAAAGGCACTGGCCGGAAGCGAGCGCCATCGCCGACCGCCAAGCTGCATTCTACGGACTAGCTGGCTTAGAAGATGGAAATTTTCTGGAACTCGCAGGTCCGGAAGTTTGGGGGGCCGCGCTTCGTGCGGTAGCCAAGGGAAATTTCTACGGGGTCCAAGGGCAGCACCTGTTGCAGATGCCCGGAGCTTTTTTGGTTCTGAAAGATCGGATTTTATGGGAGCACAAGTATCGGCATATCGGTGACCATCCCGACTGGACTAAGCTGCCGGGTTGTTCGCCGATCTCTTCGGAAAACCTGGATCCCGGAATTCTGCCCGCCTAA
- a CDS encoding acyl-CoA--6-aminopenicillanic acid acyltransferase, which yields MCDTFVATPESTASGKMIFGKNSDREPNEAQCLVRYQERKNPSGNLRVTYRNLPQVKENFEILVSRPFQMWGAEMGANSRGVTIGNEAVFTKIPFSKKEDGLTGMDLVRLALERSKTAAEARDWIVELIEKYGQDAKGGYQNRNFRYHNSFLIADSKDAYVLETADRFWAWKRIRGFYSISNGLTLESDYDDLHPSAIDYARSHGWLAKGETFSFRKAFSDTFYTTFGKCNVRRALTMREGISAKGKLDIKSAMEILRMEGQGGPKSRMGGGPGGFPPRDSDFLPANSGMGSVCLHATGFLAPNQTNSSLVAQIDPDPSRSQYWFTGTSIPALSVFLPFFIPGKSARNGRIIQPGAVPDSSLWWSHEILYRLCLRNYSEAIGIFSAELKELQENLFKKTETILSEKKSTGREDSLSETALEQVGNAYRKWRIEVAELSIKGMFLPKPWFSPFYRISWKLWNRRAKITDSVLKGKDLPYERAYL from the coding sequence TCACGTACAGGAATCTCCCGCAAGTAAAAGAGAATTTTGAAATACTGGTTTCCCGACCCTTTCAGATGTGGGGAGCGGAAATGGGGGCGAATTCCAGAGGAGTGACGATCGGCAACGAGGCGGTGTTTACGAAAATTCCGTTTTCAAAAAAGGAGGACGGTTTAACGGGAATGGACCTGGTGCGCCTGGCTTTGGAAAGATCCAAAACCGCAGCGGAAGCCAGGGATTGGATCGTGGAACTCATAGAAAAGTACGGTCAGGACGCCAAAGGCGGATACCAAAATCGGAATTTCCGGTATCACAATAGCTTTCTCATCGCCGATTCGAAGGACGCATACGTCCTGGAGACTGCCGACCGTTTTTGGGCCTGGAAACGGATCCGAGGGTTTTACTCGATTTCCAACGGATTGACCTTGGAATCGGACTACGACGATCTGCACCCTTCGGCCATCGATTACGCCCGGTCTCACGGCTGGCTGGCAAAGGGGGAGACGTTCTCCTTTCGTAAGGCCTTTAGCGATACGTTCTATACTACATTCGGTAAATGTAATGTTCGTCGCGCTCTTACGATGAGGGAGGGGATTTCCGCAAAAGGGAAATTGGATATAAAAAGCGCGATGGAAATTCTGAGGATGGAAGGGCAAGGCGGACCCAAGTCCAGAATGGGCGGAGGGCCGGGAGGATTTCCTCCCAGAGATTCGGATTTTTTGCCCGCGAATTCGGGAATGGGGTCCGTATGTCTGCACGCGACCGGATTTTTAGCCCCGAACCAGACGAACTCGTCCCTGGTGGCCCAGATCGATCCGGATCCTTCCCGGTCCCAATACTGGTTCACAGGTACTTCGATTCCCGCTTTGTCCGTATTCCTCCCTTTCTTCATTCCAGGAAAGTCCGCTAGGAACGGAAGGATCATTCAACCGGGAGCAGTGCCCGATTCCTCCCTTTGGTGGAGTCACGAAATTCTCTACCGGCTTTGCCTCCGGAATTATTCCGAAGCGATCGGAATTTTTTCCGCAGAACTAAAAGAGTTACAGGAAAACTTATTTAAAAAAACGGAAACTATCCTCTCCGAAAAGAAAAGCACGGGAAGAGAGGATTCTTTGTCCGAGACCGCTCTGGAACAGGTCGGAAATGCCTATCGAAAATGGAGGATCGAGGTCGCCGAACTATCGATCAAGGGAATGTTTTTACCGAAGCCTTGGTTTTCCCCGTTTTACCGGATCAGCTGGAAATTATGGAACCGTAGGGCGAAAATCACGGATTCCGTTCTGAAGGGGAAGGACCTGCCTTACGAGCGCGCATATTTATGA
- the speD gene encoding adenosylmethionine decarboxylase codes for MSIINTQGPVRPILSKPGQVPAENGQPGFEFYGRHLMTDFVGCQIDLDDAERISRDMEEAIQSIGATILNKVEHRFDPHGVTILFLLSESHASIHTYPEYGSCFLDIFTCGKTIDVIPFGTYLQKLWKPERVINRYEERSA; via the coding sequence ATGTCGATTATCAATACGCAAGGTCCGGTCCGACCCATCCTATCCAAGCCGGGACAAGTTCCCGCAGAAAATGGCCAACCAGGTTTCGAATTCTACGGACGTCATTTAATGACGGATTTCGTAGGATGCCAAATCGATTTGGACGATGCGGAGAGGATTTCTCGAGACATGGAAGAAGCGATTCAATCCATCGGCGCCACCATTTTGAACAAGGTCGAACATCGTTTCGATCCGCACGGAGTGACGATTCTATTTTTGCTTTCGGAATCCCACGCTAGTATCCACACGTACCCGGAATACGGTTCCTGCTTCCTGGATATTTTTACCTGCGGTAAGACGATCGATGTGATTCCTTTTGGTACCTACCTACAGAAACTGTGGAAGCCGGAGAGAGTGATCAATCGGTACGAAGAGCGGTCCGCTTAA
- a CDS encoding TerC family protein produces the protein MEAQLLDSAVALFSLTAMEVVLGIDNIVFLSIVVGKLPKEDQRLGRSVGLLAALGFRIALLFAASWLASLTEELFSVFLFKVTGRDLIMLSGGLFLIAKSTSEIHHKIESEEKGSLSEDKKSSFGRVVSQVIVLDIIFSIDSIVTAVGLSGDFYVMASAVVLSMLIMLAFSGPVGDFINAHPSMKVLALSFLILVGVMLFADGLHFHIPKGYIYFAMAFSLLVEFINMRARKAGPSPSERNP, from the coding sequence ATGGAAGCACAACTATTAGACTCCGCCGTAGCCTTATTTTCTCTTACTGCGATGGAAGTGGTCTTGGGAATCGACAATATCGTTTTTTTATCCATCGTGGTCGGCAAACTACCCAAAGAGGACCAACGTTTAGGCAGAAGCGTGGGACTCTTGGCGGCTCTAGGGTTCAGGATCGCGCTGCTCTTCGCCGCGAGTTGGCTGGCGAGTCTTACGGAGGAACTTTTTTCGGTGTTTCTCTTTAAGGTGACCGGCAGGGACCTGATCATGCTGTCCGGAGGTCTTTTTCTGATCGCAAAGAGTACAAGCGAGATCCACCATAAGATCGAATCGGAAGAAAAAGGTTCCCTTTCCGAAGATAAAAAAAGTTCTTTCGGCCGAGTCGTTTCGCAGGTCATCGTCTTGGATATTATTTTTTCCATAGATTCCATCGTCACCGCAGTAGGCTTATCCGGGGATTTTTACGTAATGGCCTCCGCGGTCGTTCTCTCCATGTTGATCATGCTGGCTTTTTCCGGTCCGGTCGGCGATTTTATCAACGCGCATCCGAGTATGAAAGTCCTAGCCTTATCGTTTCTCATCCTTGTGGGTGTGATGCTTTTTGCGGACGGCTTGCATTTCCATATCCCGAAAGGATATATCTACTTCGCGATGGCTTTTTCCCTCCTGGTCGAATTCATAAATATGCGCGCTCGTAAGGCAGGTCCTTCCCCTTCAGAACGGAATCCGTGA
- a CDS encoding fused MFS/spermidine synthase codes for MDPTTQSWFTEQVDYREMHQFLKDKNSRSFRTEFQQVEFHHLHAFGKTMVLDGAVQSAEADEHLFHECLVQPAMLAHPEPRKVLILGGGEGATLREVLKHDSVELAVMVDIDGEFVDFCKNHLSDWNSSAFSDPRAKLLYMDGRKYLEETTETFDVIITDITDILVDGPAIRLYTKEFYALCAKRLNRNGYLALQALELSSQIWAQHATLRRTIRKSFEFVESYSIFVPSFTSTWGFIIATNAGNPILSAEELVNRIEKRNMASRLYAFDEITYRGIFSLPKDLRKCLSLDGSFLEDEQPLRFSPKDTEYRKGVKR; via the coding sequence ATGGATCCTACTACACAATCTTGGTTCACGGAACAGGTCGATTACCGTGAAATGCACCAATTCCTGAAGGATAAGAATTCCAGGAGTTTCCGTACGGAGTTTCAGCAAGTGGAGTTTCACCACTTGCACGCCTTTGGAAAGACCATGGTGCTTGATGGAGCGGTTCAATCGGCCGAAGCTGACGAACATTTATTTCATGAATGTTTGGTACAGCCGGCGATGCTGGCCCATCCGGAACCCAGAAAAGTCCTGATTTTAGGAGGAGGCGAAGGAGCGACCTTACGGGAAGTGCTCAAGCATGATTCCGTAGAATTGGCCGTGATGGTAGATATCGACGGCGAATTCGTGGACTTTTGCAAGAACCATCTTTCGGATTGGAATTCCAGCGCCTTTTCCGATCCTCGTGCAAAACTTTTGTACATGGACGGTCGGAAATATCTGGAAGAGACGACGGAGACTTTCGACGTGATCATCACCGATATCACGGACATCCTAGTCGACGGGCCGGCCATCCGACTGTACACCAAGGAATTCTATGCTCTCTGCGCCAAGAGACTGAATCGAAACGGATATTTGGCTCTCCAAGCTCTGGAACTTTCCTCGCAAATATGGGCGCAACACGCCACCCTCCGGAGAACGATCCGGAAGTCTTTCGAGTTTGTGGAAAGCTATAGCATCTTTGTGCCTTCCTTTACCTCTACTTGGGGATTTATCATCGCTACGAATGCGGGAAATCCTATTCTGAGTGCAGAGGAGTTGGTGAACCGCATCGAAAAACGGAACATGGCTTCCCGCCTGTATGCGTTTGATGAAATCACCTACCGGGGTATTTTTTCTCTGCCTAAGGATCTGAGAAAATGTCTCTCCCTAGACGGGTCCTTTTTGGAAGACGAGCAACCTCTACGATTTTCCCCTAAAGATACGGAGTATCGGAAAGGGGTCAAACGATGA